The sequence ccttcctcttctcctttcTCAAAGGAAGAACGAATCAGACACCACCCGGACTCCGTGAGAGCAAGCAAAGCTGACGAGTTTCCCCATTTCTTGGGGGTAGAGGACAGCGGATCGATTGGGGCGGTCCACCGCTCGCCGTCTTCACCCACTGAGGCGGGGAGGGATGGAGCATTCCTGAAAGAATGGACTTTGCTTTCTCCTTTCTACATCGGCTATGCAAACAAGGAAAGCCAACCACTGCTTGGAGTAGAGCATATTTCTGATGTGTTTCGATGGACGGCGCCTTCCTAAGCCGTGAGGAAAACGGCACGTTCCGCGCCCGAGCTGCACGGTAGTCCATGCTGCCACAGGGAAGCCTCTTCCAGCCAATCTCTTTTGCGACGATGGCGGTGAGTGGGCTTGGAGGGCCCGAGCGGAACAACAGCTTCGTGGATCCCAGCCTCGGGAACTGGTCCTCAGCGGGAGGGCTGGACCTGGTGGACATCAGTGGCTTGTTCTACCCAGAGGTTTCGTTCGGCTTGAGGATGTTCATCACAGTTGTCTACTTGCTGGTCTGTGCCGTGGGGTTGTTGGGAAATGGGCTGGTCATGTACTTGATCTGGGTCCACAAGGGGAGACCCATGCCGGTCATCAATATTTTCGTATTCGGCTTAGCGGTGGCTGACTTCCAGTTCTCCTTGACTCTTCCCTTCTGGGCCACGGAGATGGCCTTGGATTTCACCTGGCCGTTGGGTCAGCCCATGTGCAAGGTGATCCCTTCCCTGACGATCCTGAGCGTCTACGCCAACGTCTTCTTGCTCACCGCCATGAGTGTCACACGCTACTGGTCGGTGGCTTCAGCCGTCAAGGACGGGTCGAGGATGACCCCTCGGGCGGCCAAGTGGATCACGGCCGCCCTTTGGGCCATAGCGCTGGCGGCCACCATGCCCACCATAATCTACACCACGTTGGTGGATGTCGCCGGGGTCAAATTATGCATCTTCAAGTTCCACTCCACTTACCGCTTGGGCGTCTACCAACTCCAAAGGGTGGTGTTCGCCTTCGCCATCCCGTTGGCCATCATCCTGACCTCCTACCTCCTTCTCCTCCGGTTCCTCAGGACTCACCACATCACTGGGAACAACCCAAAGAGGCAGAACCAAGTTGCCACGACCATCCGTCTGGTGGTCGGCTGTTTCTTCATCTGTTGGTTCCCCAACCATGTGGTCACTTTCTGGGGGGTGCTGGTCAAATTCAAGGCCGTCCCCATGGGCAAAAGCTTCTACTTTATCCAGGCGTACATCTTTCCACTCACCACTTGCTTGGCTCACGCTAACAGTTGCCTCAACCCCGTCCTTTACTGCCTGATGCGCAACGAGTTCCGGAAAGCGATGAAGGAAACCTTTCGGAAACTCTCCTCCGTGACTTTCTCTTACCAGTACTTTTCTTCCCCCAAGACTTTGGAGGAGGGAGAGCGGGTGGCGTTGCCCATGAGTTGCTCTGAAAACCCCAGCAACCCTCTAAGCGGAGGGAAGGAAGACTCCACCCACTCCACCATGTTGGACCTGAAAACCAGGGAAGCCAACTCGGAAGATAGAAACGTGCGGTAGAAATGCCAGTGCGACCCTGAAAATTGTGGAGCCCTGCAGAGAAAAGATCCCTGGATCTTAAGGAAAACTGGTTTGCTGTTGGCTCTTCTGATCTGACACAAAAGACCATTGTGGTAAAACCAAatggggatcatagaatagtagagttggaaggggcctacaaggccatcgagtccaaccccctgctcaatgcaggaatccaccttaaagcatccctgacagatggttgtccagctgcctcttgaaggcctctagggtgggagagcccacaacctccctaggtaactgattccattgtcatactactctaacagtcaggaagtttttcctgatgtccagccggaatctggcttcctctcacttgagccccttattccgtgtcctgcactctgggaggatcgagaagagatcctggccctcctctgtgtgacaacttttcaaggatttgaagagtgctatcatgtctcccctcaaccttctcttctccaggctaaacatgcccagttctttcagtctctcttcatggagctttgtttccagactcctgatcatcctggttgccctcctctgaacacgctccagcttgtctgcgtccttcttgaattgtggatcccagaactggatgcaactgTGCCCAGGGCCTATGAGACCCCTCCTCCACGTGGATCTAAGTTCACTGCTAAGTTTTGGCCTCAGACCTGTGAAGTCATAAAAGAATTCCCTTGAGTATGTGCAGAGTGTGTTTCTTTCTCCAGTAAGTAAACACAGCTCACATTCGCACTGGTGTTCCAACCAGAGAGCATGATGGCCAGGTTTGAGCTGATGAAACTTGCCTGTTTTGAATGAATTAGAGGTATGGAAGACACCTCCGTTAATCTGTGGCAAAATTAATTCTACCAGAGGCCTAACACTTCAGCATTAAACATTGGATCAGTCGATTATAACTTCTAAAACCAGAGCCGAAAGGCCATGTTATGGGAAACCGGTGATCAGAGATCCTGGCTTTTAAAGATTGTTCTTATTTAaaggaggggtgggcaacttattgccctccagatgttttggcctacaactcccatcattcctcacctatgctaaggctgatgggagatgtaggccaactCATGGGGGGCGATGTGTAAATGGCCAGCCCACCATTGGTCCAGCAAGCACCATTTATGGTCTAGCTCTCGATCAGGGGGCCTTTGCTAGCCTCGCTTGGCCACGACCTAtaatctggagatgccagaggaGGCACCTTGGGCCTTCAGCTTACAAAACATGTCCTCTGTCTacactgttgtaaaccgcccagagagcttcggctatggggcggtctataaatgcaataaataaataaataaacagtggctAGCACAACATAGTTCCTTGTGGACTCTCCACAAATGTGTTGGGTTTTGTCCCTAACCTGTGAGGTTCCAGAATGGACCAGTGGTGTCACAGATTAAACGTTCAGGAGCCATTTCAGGGGAGGAGACAATAGACCAGGAatggcaaatctggccctctgggtttccccagaaagctccacccccttccttgggctccaccccctttctcccagggACTGAAGGTGTGGTGGTTTCTTTtctcccttctaaaaggttggaattaGAGCGGGGCACAAGGGGGTCGCTCAACGTTCTCCAcggtatttgtgggcagagaaattggaggggcaatttccccaaatttcttcgggggaaattctccaaccatttctcacaggGCAGCAGCGTCATGGGCAacggttgtagaacagcttctctctttttcccccaaagggtttttggggtttgtttgttttttgcattgccATTGCAAGTGGCAAGAGCATCAATCCTGTTGGCAACCTAGCCCCCATTTTCCATTCTCCGCAACGCCCCATATGCCCAGCGTCACTGCAGGGCATTGAGAGCAGCCgtcgcaaataaataaataaataacagcggagaaaatgtggagagaaCTCTGAAAAgcgtccttttatttctaggaggtcaGGAAAGAAAAATCGCAGGACTTCCCTGCAGGTTTTCTTTCCccgtgaaaggggcttccatttttctgcctcattctcagggcattttatcatttattttgaaCGTGTGCTGGTGGTGTTTATGAGCTTATCTaagccctgtgaggtggctgaggggactgtctgtatttttctttctattccacAATTTACCATTCCTCTGCGGccttccaggctgcctgcacttcctgatagggaaagggaggaataaattcatgatgtcttcccccgGGTGGGAAGTGtggaaagccaaggaggctacatgCTGTCAGTGacatgattgtacaatgaaagacaaggatgcccacatACACTCCTcagctataaataataataataataataaaaataatgaaccaAACCCATGGGAATTCCTCCGAAATTCCTTCTCCTTCGAACtccttttcgaaagcaatttcttttctatgaaactgaacGAGAATGCTCAAACTTCTCATGGGAGAACTTTTCGGCACATCCCTAGTCGAAATGCCTGGCGGTGAGAACTTCAAGCTGAAATATGCCGATATTTCTGGCATttgggccccgcccctttcccccttAGGCCACGCCCACTGCacaaatgtgccccccccccagtgcaccTCCAGAAGGCAATTTGGGCCCTCAGGACGGAAAGATGTCCTGCACCCCCTGCTCCATAAGGTCCCggttttagtttttaaattgtGACGTTCTGGAGCGGAGCAGCAGCGTCAGGAATCATTTTTTAAAGTCCAGGGAGACATTTCAAGGGGAGGAAATAACATATTGTTTGCTTTGTTGCTGGAATATGTCCGGAATATGGAGACCATCACAGTAGTAGCTTTCTGCTAGACCAATCAAATTGGCCCCCAGATCCACAGGTTCATCAGCGTTTGGACCGGGGAGATTCCCAGCTCCGTTCCAAGTGTTTTCAGCGTTCGGTTTCCGCCACGCCAGATGCATGGAAAGATTTTTGAACTCCAGCCAGGTGGAAGGATGGGTGATGTGGTGGGAAACCTTTGCAGCGGCGAAAACCCGTCTGACCTTCAGACTTTATGGGTTGCCTCGAACCCAGTTTTATGGGCCCAAACGTCGTTATCGAAAGACAGAGTGATCCCTGTGCAGGGGTCAGAGGGGTTCTTTGAAGGGTGTGGAGTCCTCACacgtctttttaaaatgtatttattgcatttctgtaccgcccaagagctgaagctctctgggtgggtcttCCAAGAGCAAGGAAGCGCCCAGCACAGTTGCTGCTGGCATTTTAGCAGACGTTTCTGCTACCAGAATCCATAGCACTAGGCCCAGGATGCCCAAGATCAATCAGCCCCAGTTACCTGGGTCCATCCATTTCCTAGATCAGTAGCATACAGAGGGTGGAAGGAGCAAGCCAGAATTTGGAAGTTCTAGACTTGTTAAAACGATGTTGAAGACCAAACCTCTTCCATAGGTGAGTGATATGGTCTGGAAATGGAAGAAGCTAGCTACACATCTGGCAGGTACCTCCTCCCACTAGGGAACGGAGGACTCAATGTCCatccccccatttatttatttattcagcgcATGTATACCCTGCACAGGGAAAATCaataagaaaggaaaacaaagagaaCCCCTTATAAATCATTCCCAACTTGTTTGTGTACCGAGCAGGTAAGGCAGCGCACAGGGAAGGCGGAGGAGGCAGAAACCCATCGCTGGAGAAATTAACGTAATAAGGACACGGCAAACACAATAAATCCAGCTCTCGGTTTCCTGATTAGAGAAATTAAAATGTTACGGGAGACAAACGAGGTTTACAGGTTTCTTGGGGGAAACCTCCCTGGGTCCCTTTTCACAGTTTGTTCATTTCATGCTGGTCAGTGGGTCGTGTTCGTGTTCTGGTGCACGTTAAGCATTTTGTCAGACCTCGGAAGATGCGTATTATCCTTTGGGAAGGGACGTGGTTCAGCCGTAGAGCGCCGGTATCGCGTGTAGAGCAGGGCCGGCCCAAAACATTTGGCTCCTGTTGGTAAAGAACATCTCCCCCACAATGGTAGGATcaacaaaagccaactggactagcCGTTCAATCTTAATTCAATCCTGGGGAGGGGACAgcgtcctccaccacacctgaaggcagcttaGGGAGCACAGGACTGGCCACACAGCACACAGCTGCCGTCTCCCAGcaactgccgcctgaggtgactgcttcactctgccttatggtagggctggTTCTGTCCCTGGCAACACCTATTTCAGCCCCCGTCTGAAGCCTTGGaaagcggctgccagtcagttaCACAATAACCCCATTTTTCCTTCTCATTCGGCTGCTCGATAGAGAGTGGTGTGCAGATCTAAACAAGGCCGGTTACATCCGCACACCGGCCAGAGGGTATTGTCGGCTTTTCCAATCCAACTCTCCAGTCACACGGACACATAGAAGAAGAAAGGCACACTCCCGAACTCAGGTAACCTCTTGCATTCACTCTGCACGTGAGAAACAAAGCAATTTCCCCAATGCAAATCCTGCACGCTGCCTAAACGATGCACGTTCCGTCCCTCTCCGAACATTTGGGGACCCTGGCTGGTTAGGcccctccattgtgagaactgaGCAGGTATTCCGACACTTTGCTTTTTATGCATTTACCAACCAGTTCTGGCAACGGGGTTCAAGGTAAACATAAGCGCATAAGAATAtc comes from Elgaria multicarinata webbii isolate HBS135686 ecotype San Diego chromosome 21, rElgMul1.1.pri, whole genome shotgun sequence and encodes:
- the LOC134412338 gene encoding relaxin-3 receptor 2-like; this translates as MAVSGLGGPERNNSFVDPSLGNWSSAGGLDLVDISGLFYPEVSFGLRMFITVVYLLVCAVGLLGNGLVMYLIWVHKGRPMPVINIFVFGLAVADFQFSLTLPFWATEMALDFTWPLGQPMCKVIPSLTILSVYANVFLLTAMSVTRYWSVASAVKDGSRMTPRAAKWITAALWAIALAATMPTIIYTTLVDVAGVKLCIFKFHSTYRLGVYQLQRVVFAFAIPLAIILTSYLLLLRFLRTHHITGNNPKRQNQVATTIRLVVGCFFICWFPNHVVTFWGVLVKFKAVPMGKSFYFIQAYIFPLTTCLAHANSCLNPVLYCLMRNEFRKAMKETFRKLSSVTFSYQYFSSPKTLEEGERVALPMSCSENPSNPLSGGKEDSTHSTMLDLKTREANSEDRNVR